From Microbacterium sp. LWH7-1.2:
TCGTCGCTGCCTTCCTCGTGCCCGTGGTCGTGCAGGCGCGCAGCGTCGCGCAGACAGGGATCATCTGGCAGGGACGCTATGGCCTGTTCCTGTATCTCGGCGTACTGATCGTCGCGGCGTGGCTGCTCTCCGGTCGTGACGGGCGGCGCATCGCGCACCTGTCGGTGCGGATCACCGCGATCGTCGCGACGCTCGTCGCGGCGTTCGGACTGTACGCGTTCTGGTTGGCCCTCGTCCGCTACGTCGTGGGCATGGAGCAGCCGCTCAGCGCGATGTGGCGAGATCCGCAATGGCAGCCGCCGCTCGGCTGGCCCGCCCTCACGCTCCTGTTCACGGCGGCATCCGCGGCGTACATCGTCTTCGTGGTGTGGCTCGCGCGGGGCGCCGCGCGGCGCGATCCCGACCCGCAACCCGCGCAGCCCGCTCCCGAGGCAGAGCGCGTCGATGCCCGCGACTGAGCCGAGGATCGCGATCGCGTACGACTGCTTCTTTCCGCTGCAGACCGGAGGCGGCGAGCGCGTCTACCGCCGGATGGCCGAGTTGCTCGTCGATCGCGGCGCGCACGTCACGTACGTGACCCGCTCGGAGTGGGGAACGGATGCCGCGCCTCATGTGCCGTTCGACCTGCACGGCGTCTGGCGGGGCGAGATCTACGACGCGAACGGCACCCGCACGACCTCGAGCGCGGTGGCTTTCGCGTTCGGGCTGTTCCGGCACTTCGTGCGCCGGCGCAACGCGTACGACGCGGTCGTGGTCGCGGCGCTGCCGGTGCTGAACGTCTTCGCGGTTCGCCTTGCACTGCTCGGCAGTGGCACGCGCCTGGTCGTGGACTGGCTCGAGATATGGTCCGCGCGCAAGTGGCGGGCGTACGCGGGCCGGGTCACAGGCACGATCGCGTGGGTGCTCCAGTCACTCGCGGTCCGGGTCGGCGATGTCGCCACCGTCAACAGTGGATTCACCCGGGATCGGCTGCGGGTGTACCGACCCAAGGCACGGCCGATCGTCCTGGGGCTGGTCGACCTGGTGGGGTCGGAGCCTGAAGCCTCGGTCGTTCCGTCCGAGCCGCCCACGCTGCTGTTCGTGGGCCGCCACATCCCTGACAAGCGGCTCGACGCGCTTCCGGGTGCCCTCGCGCACGCGCGGCGGGAACTCCCCGAGCTCGTCGCGCAGATCGCAGGGCGAGGTCCCGAGACGGACCGCGTCCGTGCGGCCGCGGCCGCGGCGGGCGTCGCCCACGTCATCGAGTTCGTGGGCCGCGTCGACGACGACGATCTGCGTCGCCGGTATCGCGCAGCCGCCGCGCTCGTGAACCCGTCCGCCCGCGAGGGCTTCGGGCTCGTCGTCCCTGAGGCGGCCGCGGCCGCGACCCCGAGCGTCGTCGTCGCGGGGGACGACAACGCGGCCGTCGAGCTCGTCGAGCCGGGCGTCAACGGCGCGATCGCGACGGACGTGTCGGCTGCCGCGCTCGGCGAGGCCATCGTGCGCGTGGTGAGCGCGGGAGCGGCGTTGCGCGCATCGACACTGGCGTGGTTCGAGCGCGAGCGTGTCGAGCGCGGGCTCGGCCGCTCGGTCGACGAGTTGCTGCGGCGACTCGGATACTGACGCAGGCTCAGCCCTCGAGCGCGCGCAGGAGCGCCGCACGCGTCGCGCGAGCAGTGGCATCCCACGAGAACGCCGCGGCGCGGGCGAGGCCGGCATCTGTCATCCGCGCGCGCTGCGCGGGGGAATCACGCAACGCCCGGATCGCGGCCGCGATCGCCTCGGCGTCCGCCGGATCGACATAGACGGCCGCGTCGCCCGCGACTTCGTGCACGACCGGGATGTCGGACGCGATGACGGGGCAGCCGCGTGCCATCGCCTCCAGCGGCGGCAGGCCGAAGCCCTCGAAGCGCGTGGGGAACACGAGCGCGGTCGCTTGGGCGTAGAGCTCCTCCAGCTCGTCGCGGCTCAGCCACTCGCGCAGCTGGACCGATGCCTCCAGCCCAAGGCGTCGCACGATCGGGGCGAGCGGGTCCTCGCCGTGACTACCGGTGATCACGAGCGTCGGCCGCTCGTCCGGTTCGATAAGGGCGAGGGCCTCCAGCAGCGTTTCGAATCCCTTGTGCGGCATCCTGTTCCCGACGGCGAGGAGCAGGTCGTCCCGGCGGACGGGGGCCACGCCCCTCTCGACAGGCGA
This genomic window contains:
- a CDS encoding glycosyltransferase family 4 protein; the encoded protein is MPATEPRIAIAYDCFFPLQTGGGERVYRRMAELLVDRGAHVTYVTRSEWGTDAAPHVPFDLHGVWRGEIYDANGTRTTSSAVAFAFGLFRHFVRRRNAYDAVVVAALPVLNVFAVRLALLGSGTRLVVDWLEIWSARKWRAYAGRVTGTIAWVLQSLAVRVGDVATVNSGFTRDRLRVYRPKARPIVLGLVDLVGSEPEASVVPSEPPTLLFVGRHIPDKRLDALPGALAHARRELPELVAQIAGRGPETDRVRAAAAAAGVAHVIEFVGRVDDDDLRRRYRAAAALVNPSAREGFGLVVPEAAAAATPSVVVAGDDNAAVELVEPGVNGAIATDVSAAALGEAIVRVVSAGAALRASTLAWFERERVERGLGRSVDELLRRLGY
- a CDS encoding glycosyltransferase family 1 protein; amino-acid sequence: MTRRRVMVDLQFFTGTKGGMESYAREVYTRLSPDDPELEYVAYVSRELASADMSWFPGLVIASGVRGDDRAAWARGELFGVASAARAHGAALVHCPANFGPVRSRVPVVLTIHDLLAFRHPEYVPGAYARVLRTMIRLAARAARRVVTVSGASRDDIVRLLGVPPGLIDVTPLAGSAHSPVERGVAPVRRDDLLLAVGNRMPHKGFETLLEALALIEPDERPTLVITGSHGEDPLAPIVRRLGLEASVQLREWLSRDELEELYAQATALVFPTRFEGFGLPPLEAMARGCPVIASDIPVVHEVAGDAAVYVDPADAEAIAAAIRALRDSPAQRARMTDAGLARAAAFSWDATARATRAALLRALEG